The genomic stretch GGTAGCtatagattatgtgtctaagtgggtggaggcgattgcttcacctaattgtgatgccaagaccgtgattaaaatgttcaaaaagattattttcctagatttggtgtccctagggtcgtcattagtgatggggggaatGCACGTCAAATAAAAGAAACTTACTTCTATATTGTCTAAAGTTGGTATCCAACACCGGCGCGATTTGGGGTATCATctccaaactagtgggcaagttaAGGTCTCTAATCGAGCGATTAAAGAGATCttggctaaggtagtttctaaatcacggaaggattggagtctcaAACTggaggacacattatgggcttatcggaccgcatttaaaacaccgatttgtgcatcaccatatcggctggtttatgggaagtcctgtcatttacctgttgagttagagtgtaaggcttggtggtCTATTCGTGAActaaactttgatcctaagttgtgtggtcagaaccgtttattgcagctagatgaactggaggagtttaggctaaatgcctatgatagctcacgcatctacaaagagaagacgaagagataCCACGAGAAacggatcatacctcgagaatttcatgtcgggcagaaggtgctgCTTTTTAATGCCCGAATGCggttatttcctggcaagctgaagtccaggtggagtggcccttatataGTGACTGGTGTCACCAAATTTGGGTACGCTGAATTAGAAAGTTCCGAGGGCAACAGGTTCAATGTAAATGGCCAATATATAAAGCATTACCATGAAGCAAACGATGCAGATAACCgagttgaagtcctgtacttcgacaatcctgatgcgccagctaattgaagccagaaaggtcgtgcgggacctcttaaacctgcgctatccgggaggcaactcgGACTATTTTGTTATACTTTTGTTTAAACTTGTTGTTTTTGTTCACGTTGACTGCCTAGACTCTAATTTTACGAACATTTTCTGAACTTGTAAGTACTTTTGCGAGTTGCATATTATCTTTTGTTGCGCCTTGCAGGTTTCCTACgaaaatgggtcgatcgagtagttttcttactcgatcgagcactttttatGACATTCCTACTTGATCGATCATCTGCtgccttcgatcgagtacctgcaaattCCCTTTTCTGGATCGAGAGCTTCTGTTCCTCTATCGAGTGCTACTGGCAccataaccactcgatcgaacctcTATGCCCTGTTCGATCGAGTCATGTTGTTATTTATCGCATGCTGCGACGTTTATGGGCCATTTGTGACCTCctatgttcatggtcggtttggagAGGTCCCCCCTTGACGTCATCTTGTAAGTTTTTCGACTTCCGTTCTTTTTTTCTCTTAAATTTGCATTtcttttccctatttttgggtacaatgagggcattgtacggtttggtttagggaggtatgcatccatatctatgtctacatgttgttttattgcatttagttTGCACGTTTATCTGTTTTCGCATGCATTGCTTCTTTCATTCGAAAAAtctataaaaattaaaaaaaaattcacgtttattttagcatgtaggttgagtcaaAACGTTGAACTTTTACGCTACTTTGAGTCCTTTTTACTCttaccttgcatattcttgacattctgttggcatggtaatgtgcataatctacgagttttttttAAATCTTATCTGAACCAATAGACTTGATtcttatattggcaagctacatttacattctgaggtttagagctcaATAAACTGATGACATTCgtgaccagtttcatataggatgtgagtagtactctctataaggcatgtaacatcaaattacataagcatgaattcagtctaCTTGGTACCTATATGAattcggtctgtggttggtgacgcatgttaggagaggcagttccctttattttattctacccatgagccccagatagccaaattgcccattttgtcccatatagctacaatctataattttgcctaccctagccaagctagtaATAGTAGTTGTTAGGAATGTTCCATTGCAATGTGGTTATATCTATTTTGAGAAGTTTGTGAaaatgttgaagggaatgaaaaaaaatgaaaagaaaaagttgtgaaaaaatgaaagaaaaaaaaaaagaaatataaaaaaaaaaagagaaaagaaatatTAGGAAAAATCATGAGCCAAGAATTACTCTATTTTGTGATTTTCGCTCCCATGttatatttgtatcttatggggagttgacgatattatgatggttagtgagttgtgtgcggCAGTTTAGCACCATTTTGCATtgatatattgagtatgaagttgggaagtgTTTCTAATTTGGATCCGTTGCTGCTAGCCTGGCTACTAACTCCACACCTCCAAATTCAttatagccccttcttacccattacctcacttacccaaatttaagtcctcggcatgtgtcttggtcattagttggttggaatgcatatgtacggttgtagagactttattcatgttagactgcatgcatgttcttataggtcgagttaggtgagtgtctttacttctttctatctcttacTTATATACTCACCATATGCCTAATTTgtgtgacgagcgacccgtgagagtctgatatctatgagtcttgcaaggtcgacggttcagtagtttgaaacattgatttaactcgttggCACTTACCaattgccactttgttagttgttgcattaaattggtttgggtggaTAATTTGTAGCAGATGAGTTGGTCCCATTCCgtagttgtctttagttgcattcatagtttgcttggggacaagcaaatgtttagttgcatttccgtgttatttatgtggcatctagctacaaattccCCCGAATATTCAATTTTGGTTCGTCTTGTAtaaattgcaggtatgaaccgaaaAAGGAGCAAAATCAAGCCCGAACTTGTCCTAATCGTATGCAttttggagaacaaggaatcggagctcgGAATCTGTCACTTAaagatgcgtgaagtggcttcggAAGGTGCCAAGGAGTTCACCcatgcttatatagctcgatcggcCAGTTTTGCTACCAATTGTGGTCGATCGAAAGCTCTACCActcaagaatcactcgatcgagatctGCTTTCACTCGATCAAGTTGGCCATCATTTGAAGTGTTCAATCGAGTTCCTTCTCTATTCGATCGAATGGATTTCCAGAgttttctctcgatcgagttgtttcaaatcactcgatcgagagcctatgTGTCTTAGGCGAATTTTTGGCTATTCGAGAGATTTAATTTTGTAATTTAGAATATAAGGTTATGACGGCAGTCATAGTAggatctcttcttcttcctctctcCTTTCCTTCCTCTCACTACTCCCTTCTTAGAGCCCTAACTTTGGATTTTATCTCTTGTAATCGGTATTCTTACTCTATTCTTGATTCTTAATTTTATTGCGTTCTGTTGCTTTCTTCTCTATAATCTCCATTGTTGTTATTGATTTCTTTTTATACCTTTCCTCATGTTGAATCCTTATAATTCATGTGTTATTGTTGTTTGCTCAaggattatgcatagctaatctcccttgctaaaacataggggagccatgatttaaAGGAATTGTAAataagtaattaggtttgatgcGAATtaggtctatgttgttaatcgctgcatataactgttcttgtctaattgagtcgacgcaattaggtgATTAATCACGGTACttcttgacctagatcggaagattggaaaaggtaagacctATAGCGAACGTTAGGGCACTATAGTGagagcggaagctaagctaatagtgttttagggtgaattgagaccggaaggagatattcattgccctgtAAATCGAATTTGCATTTACTTGAGACCTTAGATTACATTTccgagaatcatggtgaaccgactgtcttagctgctttttcTCTGCTTGTTTGTTTTCACTACTCTTACTTTATCTCTCTCCTTTGACCTCCTTAGTTTAGAGCAATCATTCAAAAACCCCCAAGAATTTGTTACCCTGACGGACTTAgttaagctgacattttcccatctccctgcggagatcgaccctacttaccgctgacttctgttagtagtaataggtatttatttttgatactaaaacgacggtatcaccagCATTgaggtggtggtgttggtggaggcggtggtggtgatggtggccgGAGGTGAAGGAAGTGTGGTGGTTGTCGAAAATAGTTGGGGTAGGGTTTGGTTTTTTTGGGTAGAATCAATTTGGGAGTAAATGAGAGAGTGAAGGCgccgagttttttttttttcgataacAAGTGAACTTCTTACGGAATATCCGTCAGAAAAGTCATTAAATTGTTGACTTCCCTGATGGAATATCGATTACTTGTTACACACTTCCTTTCCCTTAACTTAGGAATACTTCCTTGTTACACACTATTTGTCAGCAAAGACAACGGAATACCTGACGGAAAtattccgtcaggaaagtcaataTCCGTTTTCCTGATGGATATTCCGTTAGATAATATTGGCACCATTAAATCTGTTTAACGCGGCTAATTTATCTGACGGCTATGATCCGCCAGAAAGCCCATCCGTCATATTTCCTTATAAATTGACGGtttattgtggacagcggggaccacgggggcgcttgggaaacaagcgtttgcacttttgttggagtcgccaccaatttttatgggaaattggaaccgttcgaataccttgtgccatgtcaagacacaaagtagagacatgaacactaagcaatcgttacccttagcattctatgtctagaatgactctcgtggatgccaatgaacacgggtgttcacagatatctggagtaaggggtgagggtacgtattaggaagctcttttgatcgaacacctaatcccgcccgcctcgatagcggcctctactaatgattagggaagttattcgtactcgatatatcatcggctatatgcatgcaatgcaacatccattgttttaatcctagcatgtgagaattaggctaagtcggttgacacataattagcatacaattgggtcgaagtaggatttaatgctcatttacatatgaagtaataaaagaaatacaaaaactataaattacaataatgaaaattacattaattacaacggattaggcgatttatgtcgaaaatacctttaaaacggataatttgataaaaacgataaaggaaagaattaacgaacaaaacagaaggtgatattacggataatagttagttaaacgTAGACTAAATAACtaaggtcaaggcagaaacggagttcagggacataactcagccaggaacaggcgcagcagagctgcgtcccttggaataggcgcagctgacgctgcgtctgttccttggctcagttctggctgtgaagccgtaattgcaagtcgttaatgttaattggtgattttaatgatcgattgatgatattactcagatgaaagttattaatagattatttaacatgcgaatgagtcgtgaaaacagtaaaacatgaatgagacggaattgaaCAAATTAGcacaagatggaataatgacagaagtgaaaaatattaatgagtcaaacaaattaattcaattaattaggttagatacgatGGTTTGATGATGAATATATgatgaatacgacaaaagacagatgaaaactatatcaaagacgaattccagaaacccaatattgatgaattgaatctctataacccggaattgaatttaatgacaaaaacccgcaaatattggtttatttgggatttaagtcggatttgtgatgattaaagcatattaatgatgatgactaatgtaatacatatgaattatatactattATGGCgaagaataaacaaacaaaacgaaacaaTCAAAAGGATTTTggaacgaataacagaggacgaacgaagaagaaaggaagcgaggaggctgcggcggcctcacgaagaggcgcggcagaagcgcgctccttcaagaggcgcagcgattctttgcgtcctttctcgacggttatctactggaaatccgtaaaaagaggttttaatgcatggttttagaaatcggttttaatggtattttcgacataaaccttacaattgatgatgatacaataaataaatacaataaataaaagagaggtttacacccttagacttacatgtttgacgaaacgagaaggactaagatatcgattagtgatgctcgacgcgaatgcaaagaaagtgccctcgtaagaggaaaacgattaagttgattattggtgtagttggtcaaattggtcggtcatgcaacggggaggctggtactcagaaggatccgagcttacgtggtcgaaagttcaagcacatagacgccaaaaagtaagaacaaagtctagaatgcaaagggagaagagaagggcggacactcgcgtgagaaatatgaggagcgaaggctcctatttatactaatcacgtgaaggaactagggtttcggagactctttggaagtgaatctcggaaagatatgaaaaagatacgagaaatatgcagaaaagggcacgggaagaggcgcggcgaccactgcgtctcttggaagaggcgcgcaaAGACTGGgccttgcgtctgttcccaagtggtttcctccccggaagaaagatctccgtgtttgagttttggtaggacggaaataattcggttttccttaatatcttatgtgaatattacgggaaattgcttactaaaagataaaatttatgaaatatggaatagaaatatccggaacattccagaacattctgactcgggttttagcggttatcagaaaatggagacggttttaggccggactcgaatgtactctaaatTATGTCAAACGACCGTatcggacgtagatgacaactaagaggtagacattaatatttgagcaatcacttgacgataatcttacgaattgtcacaaatcgttccgcgtaccaaacatgcggcccaatcatcaccgggtggtttgcgggaggtgcagaaatgaggtatctacatttaTCCGTCACTTtaatcgagtggcctctactcgatcgagtcactagattactcgatcgagtagcctacactAGATCGAGTTCCCACTTCCCAAAGGTTACTATGATGCAAGGCCGATAgagtaagtgaaaatatattcatgtgagatcttaatTGATTTGTCTTTAAgattacattaaaaatatctaacttttataatttttgcaaatacgtaactaaagatatttgcAGAGTAAAAACCGCGTTGCCAAACGTGATAAAGCATAATGGCCTTGTgtagttgaatggagggagtatatattaagAATTATCTATTTCGATATGTGATCAACTCGACACTTAGACTAACGTGATTGCAAGACTGAAAAATTGCAAGACTAAGAGAAGACCCCTTGAAATCAAATCAATAAAGATAACATCAATTCAAAGATTTTTCTAACACGATTGCAATCAACTCGACTCAATTAAACCCGAATTAGATACATTTTGCCCATAGTTAGATTCTTGTTACCTACTTACTACCCGTATCACCTAAAACTGACCACTAACATGGACTGATTGATAGTATCCATCCAACAAACATAGAGCATGGTATTCTTTTTGTTGGGCACAAGAACATTATAATccaaagagaaaattgttgattacagccttttaaaaatcactttttgaaaattacagccttataattttttttttgaaaattacatccaaaatattacttttcttctaaaattgcaccaattTGAGGTTTTtagtgaattttgatgatgtttttatgatgtaccctttattatttgagagcctacttacccagatttcttacctctccttaacacaaaccaattaatcaccccaaacatcataaaaacatcatcaaaattcaccggaaacctcaagttggtgcaattttagaagaaaagtaatattttggatgtaattttcaaaaaaaatttataaagctgtaattttcaaaaagtgatttttaaaaggctgtaatcaacaatttaaatgaaaaaaaaacattaattaatTTTCGGGTTTGCTAAAGATCGCCCCTAGTTTTACTCATATCGCCCCTAAATATTACCTTTTTGCCCTTGTGTAATTAAAACCCCATTTACCTTCCTTTTTACTCATTTTcgattttaaatttaaaatttcaaaaaaaacgcttcataaattaacaaaaacaaaaccgtctcaaaataatACGAAATAGGGATTTAAATTGGACTAAATTTGACGAATAAAGCCAAAATACTTCAAACGATCATAACTTTGTGCTCAGGTGTCCGATTgtgacgaatttttttttcaaatcacttaACTCGACGAGACGAAcgcaatgcaaaaaaaaaaaaaaaaaaaaaaaaattgagaaatggTCCATTCGTGTAAAAAACACGAATTGACCTAGGCCAATTCTTGTGGTTTACACGAACCAGCCTGGGCCAATTCGTGTAATCCACATGAACTGGCCTAGGCCCATTCGTGTGATTTACATGAACTGGCCAAGGTTGGTTCATGTAAACCATATGAATGAGCGGCCTAGGCTTTTGTTCTTGTTTTTCACACGAATGGGCCCGctttccaattttttttatttttttttttttttacctttgcGTTCGTCTCGTCGAGTtaagtgatttgaaaaaaaaattcgtcaaAATCGGACACCCGAGCACAAAGTTATGATCGTTTGAAGTTTTTACGTTTCTAATCGTCAATTTTGTTTCGAATTTAATCGTGCTTGATTATTAATTATCGTAAAATGGGTCACCGCCATTCATATGTTGAATTATCGATAaaaaatagttttgaaaatgcgTTAGAGTAAAGGGCAAAATTGGAAAGTAAAATGAATATTAGGGGCGAGATGAGTAATATAGGGGCGATCTTTAGtaattttgttaattttgttgAAAATACTACTACAGTACTACTACAGTATTTGGTTTCAATTTTCTTCCCGTTTAGTACAGCAGTAGTATGTGGCATTGTCGCATTGTGGCATTCATCCCTTCTCAGTTCTCTCACATACGCTCCCAGTTCCCCCAAATTCAACATAATCTAGGGTTCTTCAATTTCCCTAATTTTCTCACACTATCTATTCTATTTCCTTTCATTTTAATCCCCATTTTCTGCTTAAAAGATTCCATCTTTTTTCCCTTAAACCCTTCACTTTTCTAGCTTATTTCTTCATCAATGGCGAAAACTCGACCTGGGAAACGTGACCTTGACTCTTACACCATTAAAGGCACCAACAAAGTTGTTCGAGGTTATTTCTTAATTACCCTTTTCATCTCTTTAGTTTTGCTTGATTAATTGCTCTACTGTATAATTAAGTTTAACTATCTGGTTAATGTTGCAACATAATTACTGTTGGTAAAAGAAttctggttttttttttggtgggtTCATTAATTTTTTGATAGAAAGTTGTGATCTTTGCTGTTGACTTGCCCTAAAAGATTTAAGGAATGATGGGTTTGTTTGATTTTGGTTCAGAAATGAGTGTTTTTGTTGGAAATTTGAATTAGTTGATTGAAAGATATACTCATTTTTGAAATGGGGTTGATTTTTCAGCTGGGGATTGTGTTTTGATGAGGCCTTCAGATGTCGGGAAGCCGCCATACGTGGCTCGTGTTGAAAAAATTGAGGCTGATAATCGAAACAATGTGAAGGTGAAAGTGAGATGGTATTATAGACCAGAGGAATCAATGGGAGGAAGGAGACAGTTTCATGGGGCAAAAGAGCTGTTCTTGTCAGACCATTTTGATGTACAGAGTGCCCATACAATTGAAGGGAAGTGTACTGTCCACTCCTTCAAGAACTACACTAAGCTTGAGAATGTTGGCGCTGATGATTACTTCTGTCGATTTGAATATAAGGCTGCTACTGGTGCTTTTACTCCTGACCGAGTTGCTGTGTAAGTTCTGGAGAGAAAAAGGAGAATAGGAGTCTCTTGTCGTTTTTGAGTGGAGTTTTGTGTTGTTATACTTGGGTTCTGATTTGGTTTTATGTTTGCTCTTTTTCCGTTTTGTAGGTATTGCAAGTGTGAAATGCCGTATAACCCGGATGATCTTATGGTTCAGTGTGAGGGTTGCAAGGACTGGTAATGGCTTGACTTTAATATGATTGATCCTTTCCTATCGTATTGATACTTCAAATCACGTGAATTGAATTGATCCTTTCCTATTGTCTTGATACTTCAAATCACATGAATTGAAAGCAAGTCTTGTGTCTTTATGACGATTGTAACGGTCTCTTCCCATGTGTGTGTTTGGGTATCGTCCTACAATGGTAGAAAAAAAGTGAAGGGACTTGTTGATTAGTGGGCCACTTCTCCTATCACCAATTAGTTTTAGGATGGAACTTCACTTACTTGTGGATCGGTCTCTTGCACCTATTTCTATAAGTCTGCTGTGAAGGACTTCAAAACATTATTCTCTAGGGCTTGGCTCTAGTGTAGCATATTTTTTGTAGAGTATTAAGTAGCGTGTAGATTAGGGTTTATCTCTGTGCCATCTTCCATAGAATTTTCTGCAATACTACTAGCTgtattttggttaaaaaggaATCAAATCTTGTTTGATCACtatacagaaaaaaaaaaatgtctaCTTGGGCACTCCTGAGGTATCCATGTCAAAGTGTCAAACCTTGACTAAGTACATTTAGATTACCCTAAGATTACTGATTTAATGATTTTCTCTCTTTGAACATTATTGCATGAATATAAGTAATAAGCTTTGCTGAGTCTGCATAATGTCTGGGTAATTTTTGGTCTTGGACTGGACCAGACACAACCAAAAATATGAAATTCGAGACCAAAGACGAAACATAATTCTATTTGGTCAAGGTTCTCCATATGAATGATCGGTCCAATCCATATTTGGGGTCTAGACCAAAACTTGGCAAGCCCTATAAGCAAATGTGCATCCTGTGAATTTCTCTCATTCTTTTTAAAGAATATTATGGTTGTAGGTTCCATCCTTCGTGCATGGGCATGTCAATTGAGGAAGCAAAGAAGTTGGATCACTTTTTGTGCTCAGATTGTGTCGCTGAAGATGAGCCTAAAAAAGGGAGCAACTCCTTTTCTGTATCACAGCTGGCTGATGGCAAGGTTAAGCTTTTGCCTACTCTTGATAAGTATTTTGCATCATTGGCACTAATTATAGGGCTTCACGGTGTCATGGTATTGGACTAACCCACCCTTAGTGGCTGCTCGCTTTTATTGAATTAGTGTTAAACTATTATTTCCAGCAGAAAATGGGTATTTCTTGACTTATAGGGCTACACTAATCGGTCTGCTGGACCTTTAATCTGACGTATTGCTTAActttttttattacgtatttttgTGTAGTACATGTATCTAGGAACTGATTTCACCCGTCTAGTTTTATAGTGTTTCATGTTCTTTTTGGCATTTATGGTTACTCATACAGCTGCGTTGCACTGAAGAGACtggtgtttttttgttttgtacACGAACGTTAAATGGTCTGCTTCTATGATTATTGCTGCTGAAACTAGTCACAAATCCATCATCTTCGTAGAATGCATTGTCTATCTACTATTGCTTGATTTGCGCAAACACCTAAACATTTTAGGTTCTAGCTTATCTATACTCTCACAGTGAAGCTCACTGGCTCAACAAATAATGTAGTGAAGCTCCCTAGTCCAAATGTCAATTAGATTTCATTTTCTCATGTtctcgtttttaccgttttcctTCTATTTGCTCTCATTAGATTTCTTTGCTCTGGGATTCATTGCAATATTTGTCTGTCGACTAGATATTTTTTTATGGTTTTAGTATTTCTTCCTTCCTGTAAACTTTACATAGGATTTTGTGAATAGATCTAAGGAGTTATGATCCATTATTTTAACGTGTGTCAGTCATGTACACAAATTTAAATGATTGGGATATAGATCTAGGTAGTTCAATGTACACAAATCTTCCCTTTGTGATAAACGACCGTCTCTAGATGACCAGTAAAGGAAATTTCATCGAGAATTGCATTGATTAACTGTTACGAAGTACTTCACAATACAAGGAAACAAGAAGCACCATCCAAAAATGAGAGTTACAACATAATTCTTCGTTAGCA from Silene latifolia isolate original U9 population chromosome 2, ASM4854445v1, whole genome shotgun sequence encodes the following:
- the LOC141642534 gene encoding chromatin remodeling protein EBS, whose amino-acid sequence is MAKTRPGKRDLDSYTIKGTNKVVRAGDCVLMRPSDVGKPPYVARVEKIEADNRNNVKVKVRWYYRPEESMGGRRQFHGAKELFLSDHFDVQSAHTIEGKCTVHSFKNYTKLENVGADDYFCRFEYKAATGAFTPDRVAVYCKCEMPYNPDDLMVQCEGCKDWFHPSCMGMSIEEAKKLDHFLCSDCVAEDEPKKGSNSFSVSQLADGKTENKRRKR